One part of the Alligator mississippiensis isolate rAllMis1 chromosome 3, rAllMis1, whole genome shotgun sequence genome encodes these proteins:
- the METTL4 gene encoding N(6)-adenine-specific methyltransferase METTL4 isoform X1 produces the protein MSVVHRLSAGWLLDHLSFINKAGYQLFHSSQHPDGAPITSTSSVNPVVPSCFASISSPVDVPVPELGAAVERAAEIPHTQYVFRDEFFQVFKPHIVAFPEKKPQQRNLEAGHTELKDSTNGAKQEGGARSSDADSFANLRKTCKRKHSGLNQGELDALEYHTKIRGLIWEGSTSIVQEGFKSGFLQSVSAQQSCSKNVVMEHIGCGLAELCKMAKQFPSVNENAHQIVQMTAEVTIPEQDLLSCVTENMTSYAKILNLMGQKYLVPPKSSFLLSDISCMQPLLDYKKKYDAIVIDPPWANKSVKRSNRYCYLSPWQIKQIPISALAAPNCLVVTWVTNRQKHLRFVKDELYPHWSVKTLAEWHWVKITRSGEFIFPLDSSHKKPYEVLVLGRVQGNVDLSLRKSEVEVPPIPDHKLIVSVPCTLHSHKPPLAEVLTEFIKPDMECLELFARSLQPGWTSWGNEVLKFQHIDYFTTLQSEN, from the exons ATGTCTGTGGTGCATCGGTTGTCTGCTGGATGGCTACTAGATCATCTTTCTTTTATCAACAAGGCTGGCTACCAGCTCTTTCACTCTTCCCAACACCCTGATGGGGCTCCCATTACCTCCACGTCTTCTGTGAATCCTGTTGTTCCTTCCTGCTTTGCCAGTATATCCTCTCCTGTTGATGTACCTGTTCCTGAGCTTGGAGCTGCTGTAGAAAGAGCAGCTGaaatcccccacacacaatatgtGTTTCGGGATGAGTTCTTCCAAGTCTTTAAACCACATATTGTTGCATTTCCCGAAAAGAAACCACAACAAAGAAACCTGGAGGCTGGTCACACAGAGCTAAAGGACAGCACCAATGGAGCGAAGCAGGAaggaggagccaggagcagtgATGCGGATTCTTTTGCCAATTTAAGAAAG ACGTGTAAAAGAAAGCATAGTGGGCTCAACCAAGGTGAACTGGATGCTTTAGAATACCATACAAAG ATTAGAGGACTGATTTGGGAaggttctacaagtatagtccaAGAAGGGTTCAAAAGTGGTTTCCTTCAATCTGTTTCTGCACAACAAAGTTGCAGCAAGAATGTTGTTATGGAACATATTGGCTGTGGGTTGGCTGAATTATGCAAAATGGCAAAGCAGTTTCCCTCTGTGAATGAAAATGCCCATCAAATTGTACAAATGACAGCTGAAGTGACCATTCCAGAGCAGGATCTGCTGTCATGTGTTACAGAAAATATGACAAGTTATGCaaaaatactaaatttaatggGGCAGAAATATCTGGTGCCTCCAAAAAGCAGCTTCCTTTTATCTGATATTTCATGCATGCAACCACTTCTGGATT ACAAGAAAAAATATGATGCAATTGTAATAGACCCACCGTGGGCAAACAAGTCTGTTAAAAGAAGTAATCG ATACTGCTACTTGTCTCCCTGGCAAATCAAGCAAATTCCCATATCAGCACTAGCTGCTCCAAATTGTCTTGTGGTCACATGGGTGACCAATAGACAGAAACATCTACGTTTTGTTAAAGATGAACTCTATCCTCACTGGTCTGTTAAAACCCTTGCTGAGTGGCACTGGGTAAAA ATTACCAGATCTGGAGAATTTATATTTCCACTAGATTCTTCCCACAAGAAGCCCTATGAAGTCCTTGTATTAGGGAGAGTTCAAGGAAATGTGGATTTGTCATTAAG GAAATCAGAAGTAGAAGTGCCTCCAATTCCAGACCACAAGTTAATTGTCAGTGTACCCTGCACTCTTCATTCACATAAACCTCCTCTTGCTG AGGTTCTGACAGAATTTATCAAGCCGGATATGGAATGTTTGGAGTTGTTTGCTCGCAGTCTGCAGCCTGGTTGGACCAGCTGGGGAAATGAGGTTCTTAAATTCCAACACATTGATTATTTTACTACTTTGCAGAGTGAAAACTGA
- the METTL4 gene encoding N(6)-adenine-specific methyltransferase METTL4 isoform X2: MSVVHRLSAGWLLDHLSFINKAGYQLFHSSQHPDGAPITSTSSVNPVVPSCFASISSPVDVPVPELGAAVERAAEIPHTQYVFRDEFFQVFKPHIVAFPEKKPQQRNLEAGHTELKDSTNGAKQEGGARSSDADSFANLRKTCKRKHSGLNQGELDALEYHTKIRGLIWEGSTSIVQEGFKSGFLQSVSAQQSCSKNVVMEHIGCGLAELCKMAKQFPSVNENAHQIVQMTAEVTIPEQDLLSCVTENMTSYAKILNLMGQKYLVPPKSSFLLSDISCMQPLLDYKKKYDAIVIDPPWANKSVKRSNRYCYLSPWQIKQIPISALAAPNCLVVTWVTNRQKHLRFVKDELYPHWSVKTLAEWHWVKITRSGEFIFPLDSSHKKPYEVLVLGRVQGNVDLSLRKSEVEVPPIPDHKLIVSVPCTLHSHKPPLAG, translated from the exons ATGTCTGTGGTGCATCGGTTGTCTGCTGGATGGCTACTAGATCATCTTTCTTTTATCAACAAGGCTGGCTACCAGCTCTTTCACTCTTCCCAACACCCTGATGGGGCTCCCATTACCTCCACGTCTTCTGTGAATCCTGTTGTTCCTTCCTGCTTTGCCAGTATATCCTCTCCTGTTGATGTACCTGTTCCTGAGCTTGGAGCTGCTGTAGAAAGAGCAGCTGaaatcccccacacacaatatgtGTTTCGGGATGAGTTCTTCCAAGTCTTTAAACCACATATTGTTGCATTTCCCGAAAAGAAACCACAACAAAGAAACCTGGAGGCTGGTCACACAGAGCTAAAGGACAGCACCAATGGAGCGAAGCAGGAaggaggagccaggagcagtgATGCGGATTCTTTTGCCAATTTAAGAAAG ACGTGTAAAAGAAAGCATAGTGGGCTCAACCAAGGTGAACTGGATGCTTTAGAATACCATACAAAG ATTAGAGGACTGATTTGGGAaggttctacaagtatagtccaAGAAGGGTTCAAAAGTGGTTTCCTTCAATCTGTTTCTGCACAACAAAGTTGCAGCAAGAATGTTGTTATGGAACATATTGGCTGTGGGTTGGCTGAATTATGCAAAATGGCAAAGCAGTTTCCCTCTGTGAATGAAAATGCCCATCAAATTGTACAAATGACAGCTGAAGTGACCATTCCAGAGCAGGATCTGCTGTCATGTGTTACAGAAAATATGACAAGTTATGCaaaaatactaaatttaatggGGCAGAAATATCTGGTGCCTCCAAAAAGCAGCTTCCTTTTATCTGATATTTCATGCATGCAACCACTTCTGGATT ACAAGAAAAAATATGATGCAATTGTAATAGACCCACCGTGGGCAAACAAGTCTGTTAAAAGAAGTAATCG ATACTGCTACTTGTCTCCCTGGCAAATCAAGCAAATTCCCATATCAGCACTAGCTGCTCCAAATTGTCTTGTGGTCACATGGGTGACCAATAGACAGAAACATCTACGTTTTGTTAAAGATGAACTCTATCCTCACTGGTCTGTTAAAACCCTTGCTGAGTGGCACTGGGTAAAA ATTACCAGATCTGGAGAATTTATATTTCCACTAGATTCTTCCCACAAGAAGCCCTATGAAGTCCTTGTATTAGGGAGAGTTCAAGGAAATGTGGATTTGTCATTAAG GAAATCAGAAGTAGAAGTGCCTCCAATTCCAGACCACAAGTTAATTGTCAGTGTACCCTGCACTCTTCATTCACATAAACCTCCTCTTGCTG GATAA